The following are from one region of the Streptococcus sp. 1643 genome:
- a CDS encoding NAD(P)H-hydrate dehydratase, whose protein sequence is MKVIDQALLEKVIIERSRHSHKGDYGRLLLLGGIYPYGGAIIMSAIATVKSGAGLVTVGTDRENILALHSHLPEAMAFSLQDQQLLKEQLEKAEVVLLGPGLREDAFGEELVKRVFDSLRKDQILIADGGALGILAKAHFPFPSSQLILTPHQKEWERLSGIVFDHQNTETTARALSAFPQETILVEKGPATRIWKAGQPEYYQLEVGGPYQATGGMGDTLAGMIAGFAGQFHQVSLYERVVAATHLHSAISQELAQENYLVLPTEISKALPKAMKKISQKGS, encoded by the coding sequence ATGAAAGTGATTGATCAAGCTTTACTAGAAAAAGTCATTATTGAACGTTCTCGTCACAGCCATAAGGGAGATTACGGGCGTTTGCTATTGCTGGGAGGGATCTATCCTTATGGGGGAGCTATCATCATGTCAGCCATTGCAACTGTCAAAAGTGGTGCAGGATTGGTGACCGTTGGAACAGATAGGGAAAATATCCTTGCTCTACACAGTCATTTACCTGAGGCCATGGCATTTTCTCTTCAAGACCAGCAATTGTTAAAAGAGCAGTTGGAAAAGGCAGAAGTTGTCTTGTTAGGTCCGGGTTTGCGAGAGGATGCATTTGGAGAAGAACTCGTAAAACGAGTCTTTGACAGCCTTAGAAAAGACCAGATTTTGATTGCAGATGGCGGCGCTTTGGGCATCTTAGCAAAAGCTCATTTTCCATTCCCATCTAGTCAGCTCATCCTAACTCCCCACCAAAAGGAATGGGAAAGACTGTCTGGTATAGTTTTTGACCATCAAAATACAGAGACGACTGCTAGGGCTCTTTCAGCTTTTCCTCAAGAAACGATTCTAGTCGAGAAGGGGCCAGCAACTCGTATCTGGAAAGCTGGTCAGCCTGAATATTATCAGTTAGAGGTTGGAGGTCCCTATCAAGCAACTGGTGGGATGGGAGATACTCTGGCTGGGATGATTGCAGGTTTTGCAGGTCAGTTTCACCAAGTCAGCCTCTATGAGAGAGTGGTGGCAGCAACCCACCTTCATTCAGCTATCTCGCAAGAACTTGCTCAAGAAAACTACCTTGTCTTGCCAACAGAAATTAGCAAGGCTCTTCCGAAAGCAATGAAAAAAATATCTCAAAAAGGCAGCTAA
- a CDS encoding FtsW/RodA/SpoVE family cell cycle protein translates to MKRSFDSRVDYSLLLPVFCLLVIGVVAIYIAVSHDYPNNVLPILGQQIAWIALGLVIGFVVMFFNTEFLWKVTPYLYGLGLALMVLPLVFYNPNLVASTGAKNWVSIGGTTLFQPSEFMKISYILMLARAIVRFTQKHKEWRRTIPLDFLLIGWMIAFTIPVLILLALQSDLGTALVFVAIFSGMVLLSGVSWKIIIPVFATGVTAVVGFMAIFISKDGRAFLHQIGMPTYQINRILAWLNPFDFAQTTTYQQAQGQIAIGSGGLFGQGFNVSNLLIPVRESDMIFTVIAEDFGFIGSVFVVALYLLLIYRMLKITLRSNNQFYTYISTGFIMMLLFHIFENIGAVTGLLPLTGIPLPFISQGGSAIISNLIGVGLLLSMSYQTNLAEEKSGKVPFKRKKVVLKQIK, encoded by the coding sequence ATGAAACGTTCCTTCGACTCTCGAGTCGATTATAGCCTCCTCCTACCAGTGTTTTGTTTACTGGTGATTGGAGTAGTGGCCATTTATATAGCAGTTAGTCATGACTATCCAAATAATGTATTACCAATTCTAGGTCAGCAAATCGCTTGGATTGCCTTGGGTCTTGTCATTGGATTTGTGGTCATGTTCTTTAATACCGAGTTTTTATGGAAGGTGACTCCCTATCTTTATGGTCTAGGGCTAGCTTTGATGGTCCTCCCTCTTGTTTTCTACAATCCAAATCTTGTAGCGTCAACAGGTGCCAAGAACTGGGTATCGATTGGTGGAACGACACTTTTCCAGCCATCGGAATTCATGAAGATTTCCTATATCTTGATGTTGGCTCGAGCCATTGTAAGATTCACTCAAAAACACAAGGAATGGCGACGGACTATTCCCTTGGATTTCCTATTGATTGGTTGGATGATCGCCTTTACCATCCCAGTCTTGATCCTCTTAGCCCTACAAAGTGACTTAGGGACTGCCTTGGTCTTTGTAGCTATTTTTTCCGGTATGGTTCTCCTTTCAGGTGTTTCGTGGAAGATCATCATTCCGGTTTTTGCGACAGGAGTGACTGCAGTTGTAGGTTTTATGGCCATCTTTATAAGCAAGGATGGACGTGCCTTCTTGCATCAGATTGGGATGCCAACTTACCAGATCAACCGCATCTTGGCTTGGCTCAATCCCTTTGATTTTGCACAAACAACAACATATCAACAGGCGCAGGGACAAATTGCGATTGGAAGTGGTGGCTTGTTTGGACAAGGTTTCAATGTGTCCAATCTCCTCATTCCAGTACGTGAGAGTGATATGATTTTCACCGTAATTGCAGAAGACTTTGGCTTTATTGGTTCAGTCTTTGTGGTTGCTTTATACTTGCTTCTCATCTACCGTATGTTGAAGATTACGCTCAGGTCAAATAACCAGTTCTACACCTACATTTCGACTGGTTTTATCATGATGTTGCTCTTCCATATCTTTGAAAATATCGGTGCCGTGACAGGCTTACTTCCTTTGACAGGGATTCCTCTGCCTTTCATTTCTCAAGGGGGATCCGCAATTATTAGTAACCTCATCGGTGTCGGTCTCCTCTTGTCTATGAGTTACCAGACCAATCTAGCAGAAGAGAAAAGTGGAAAAGTTCCATTCAAACGAAAGAAAGTTGTCCTAAAACAAATCAAATAA
- a CDS encoding bifunctional DnaQ family exonuclease/ATP-dependent helicase, with product MMNARNDRYVVVDLEATSTGSKAKIIQVGIVVIENGDIIDQYATDVNPHEPLDSHIKELTGLTDQRLAVAPEFSQVAGKIFELVKDGIFVAHNVQFDANLLAEFLFFEGYELRTPRVDTVELAQVLYPQFEKYNLGILCQELGIELEHAHTALSDAQATAELLLYMRQKLFELPKGLLESLLNLADNLLYESYLVIEEAYQQQSLLSSPDLMELHGLFLKKESKGLVPRKLSKDFAKNISLLGLEERPQQLEFAEKIEQLLEEDQTSFIQAQTGLGKTYGYLLPALNLESQAGILVSVPTKILQNQIMQEEGQRLKEVFHLEIHSLKGPQNYLKLDAFHRVLNRSESNRLFTRFKMQLLIWLTESETGDLDEIGQLYRYQHFLPELVHDGKLSKKSLFATEDFWKRGQEKAKTSRVLLTNHAYLVTRLEDNPEFVDNRLVILDEAQKMLLALENLAQQAYRLEEFVSQLDKSLESEEDLIQKRLLESIGFECRYLMEQYQSGLKNGKWLDSLEELRQHFSELALPEYRELANFFTSDREFWIATAEKSSKDVLICSSKKGRFILADLLPEDCRLLGVSATLEISNRVSLADLLGFPDAPLVKLDVAKQEQQEVFLVNDFPLVTEVPHFDYASEVASVIRSLQAFQEPLLVLFTSKEMLLAVSDLLDQPHLAQYKNGEPSQLKKRFEKGERQILLGTGSFWEGVDFSTHPCVIQVIPRLPFQNPQEPLTKKLNQELRQEGKNPFYDYQLPMAIIRLKQALGRTVRRSDQGSVAVILDSRVTSKRYGKQIAQALSKERAVQVLSREQLEPAVADFLQSRRNRMKEKSKKEKR from the coding sequence ATGATGAATGCGAGAAATGATCGGTATGTGGTCGTTGATTTAGAGGCGACCAGCACCGGAAGCAAGGCAAAAATTATTCAAGTAGGTATTGTGGTGATTGAGAATGGTGACATCATCGATCAGTATGCGACTGATGTCAATCCTCACGAACCCTTGGATTCTCATATCAAAGAATTAACAGGTCTGACCGATCAACGTTTGGCTGTGGCACCAGAATTTTCTCAGGTAGCTGGAAAAATTTTTGAATTGGTTAAGGACGGTATTTTTGTTGCGCACAATGTACAGTTTGATGCCAACCTTCTTGCAGAATTTCTCTTTTTTGAAGGGTATGAATTGCGTACACCGCGGGTGGATACAGTTGAGCTTGCCCAAGTTCTATATCCTCAGTTTGAAAAGTATAACTTAGGTATCCTTTGTCAAGAGTTGGGCATTGAGCTGGAACATGCCCATACTGCCCTGTCAGATGCTCAGGCAACAGCTGAACTCTTGCTTTACATGCGTCAAAAACTTTTTGAGCTACCTAAAGGGCTCTTAGAAAGCTTATTAAACCTTGCAGACAACCTTCTCTATGAAAGTTATCTGGTGATTGAGGAGGCCTATCAGCAACAATCTCTCTTGTCTTCGCCAGACTTGATGGAACTTCATGGGCTTTTCCTCAAAAAGGAAAGCAAAGGCTTAGTCCCACGAAAGTTATCCAAAGACTTTGCTAAAAACATTTCTTTATTGGGGCTGGAGGAGCGTCCACAACAGCTGGAATTTGCGGAGAAGATTGAGCAATTATTGGAAGAAGACCAGACTTCCTTTATCCAAGCTCAAACGGGACTGGGCAAGACTTATGGTTATCTCCTCCCAGCTTTGAACTTGGAGAGTCAAGCAGGTATCCTAGTGAGTGTTCCGACCAAAATTCTTCAAAATCAAATCATGCAAGAAGAAGGTCAGCGCTTAAAAGAGGTCTTCCATCTGGAAATTCATAGTCTCAAGGGGCCTCAAAATTACTTGAAACTGGATGCCTTTCACAGAGTTCTCAATCGATCAGAGTCCAATCGCCTTTTCACACGCTTTAAAATGCAGTTGCTTATCTGGCTAACAGAGTCAGAGACAGGTGACTTGGACGAAATCGGGCAGCTTTATCGCTACCAGCACTTTCTGCCAGAACTAGTCCACGATGGCAAGCTTTCAAAGAAAAGTTTATTTGCTACAGAGGATTTTTGGAAACGAGGGCAGGAAAAGGCCAAGACCAGTCGTGTTCTTCTGACCAATCATGCCTATCTGGTCACTCGTTTGGAAGACAATCCAGAGTTTGTTGACAACCGTTTGGTAATTTTGGATGAAGCTCAAAAAATGCTGCTAGCTCTCGAAAATCTAGCTCAGCAGGCTTATCGCCTTGAGGAATTTGTAAGCCAGCTTGATAAGTCCTTGGAGTCAGAAGAAGATTTGATTCAGAAACGCTTGCTTGAGAGTATAGGTTTTGAATGTCGTTACTTGATGGAGCAGTATCAATCAGGTCTTAAGAATGGAAAGTGGTTGGATTCTCTCGAAGAGTTGCGCCAGCATTTTTCGGAGTTAGCTCTCCCAGAGTATCGAGAGCTTGCAAACTTTTTCACCTCGGACCGTGAATTTTGGATTGCTACAGCAGAGAAATCGAGCAAGGATGTCTTGATTTGTTCAAGTAAAAAAGGCCGCTTTATACTAGCAGACTTATTGCCAGAAGATTGTAGGCTCTTAGGAGTATCGGCTACTCTTGAAATCAGCAATCGGGTTTCCCTAGCAGATTTATTGGGATTTCCTGATGCTCCGCTTGTTAAGCTTGATGTAGCAAAGCAGGAACAACAAGAAGTCTTTCTAGTCAATGACTTTCCTCTTGTGACAGAAGTTCCGCATTTTGACTATGCTAGTGAAGTGGCTTCTGTCATTCGAAGCTTACAGGCCTTTCAAGAACCCTTATTGGTCTTGTTTACCTCAAAAGAAATGCTGCTGGCAGTTTCGGACCTGCTCGACCAACCGCATCTAGCTCAGTATAAAAATGGGGAACCAAGCCAACTGAAAAAACGTTTTGAAAAAGGTGAACGTCAGATCTTGCTTGGAACAGGTAGTTTCTGGGAAGGGGTTGATTTTTCAACCCATCCTTGCGTGATCCAAGTGATTCCGAGATTGCCTTTCCAAAATCCCCAAGAGCCTTTAACAAAAAAATTAAACCAGGAACTGCGTCAAGAAGGGAAAAATCCTTTCTATGATTATCAGTTGCCGATGGCGATCATTCGGCTAAAACAAGCTCTGGGCCGTACTGTTAGACGATCTGACCAAGGTTCGGTTGCTGTAATCTTAGACAGTCGTGTTACCAGCAAGCGTTACGGCAAACAAATCGCTCAGGCCTTGTCAAAAGAAAGGGCTGTTCAGGTTCTTTCTAGAGAACAGCTAGAGCCTGCTGTAGCTGATTTTCTCCAATCTCGTCGCAATAGAATGAAAGAAAAATCCAAGAAAGAGAAAAGGTAA